The following coding sequences are from one Lysinibacillus sp. FSL W8-0992 window:
- a CDS encoding alpha/beta hydrolase, giving the protein MGTLLLLIMLIFEIAFAIYCMVTKQNHKKMKNWVRVAVFITFVMLLLSSVIDWNFSWAMLTIVLFIFAVMGMGSLLYNKRNRQYKTSSIIWKTIVTILVLCIASAPAIVFPQYKSPKVTGTYQVATATYTYKDQNRIEEFTDKGDNRFVNVEFWYPKNADKSYPLLVFSHGANGIRSSNTSTYTELASHGYVVASIDHPYHSFYTVSDDGTKVLIDKGFNREVSNSNKEGIYTKEEVYGLIQKWMKLRTDDMNFVIDTIRSKTKGDNDPLYQAIDIEKIGVFGHSMGGAASVWLGGERKDVQAVVNIDAPFFSELVYKKEIDDFVARGEDYTTPLLNIYSDDVWKQLDSNSIYIANKPANIHFKDAYTVHFQGAKHLSLTDLPLFSPILANMLQGGKADIDKYYAIETENELILNFFDFELKGIGHFTHEDTY; this is encoded by the coding sequence ATGGGGACTTTATTATTATTAATCATGTTGATTTTCGAGATTGCGTTTGCTATTTACTGTATGGTGACAAAGCAAAACCATAAAAAAATGAAGAATTGGGTAAGGGTTGCTGTGTTCATTACTTTTGTAATGCTTCTCCTTTCATCGGTAATTGATTGGAATTTCAGCTGGGCGATGCTTACAATTGTACTTTTCATTTTCGCAGTAATGGGAATGGGTTCTCTTTTGTATAACAAGAGAAATAGGCAATACAAAACTTCATCTATAATATGGAAAACTATTGTAACGATATTGGTACTGTGCATAGCAAGTGCACCTGCAATTGTTTTTCCTCAATATAAATCACCAAAAGTGACTGGCACATATCAAGTCGCAACAGCTACTTACACATATAAAGACCAAAATCGGATTGAGGAATTTACTGATAAGGGGGACAACCGATTTGTTAATGTGGAGTTTTGGTATCCAAAAAATGCCGATAAATCATATCCTCTCCTTGTATTCTCACATGGTGCAAACGGTATAAGATCAAGCAATACGTCTACCTATACTGAACTTGCAAGTCATGGATATGTAGTCGCTTCAATCGACCATCCGTACCATTCTTTTTATACTGTTTCAGATGATGGAACAAAGGTACTTATTGATAAAGGTTTTAACAGGGAAGTAAGTAATTCAAATAAAGAAGGCATATACACGAAGGAAGAAGTTTATGGTCTTATTCAAAAATGGATGAAGCTTCGAACAGACGATATGAATTTTGTCATTGATACAATACGTTCAAAAACTAAAGGTGACAATGATCCCCTTTATCAAGCTATCGATATAGAGAAAATAGGTGTGTTTGGACATTCAATGGGGGGTGCTGCAAGTGTTTGGCTTGGCGGAGAACGTAAAGATGTTCAGGCAGTTGTCAATATCGATGCCCCATTCTTTAGTGAGCTAGTTTATAAGAAAGAGATTGATGATTTTGTGGCAAGAGGGGAAGACTATACAACACCACTACTTAATATTTATTCGGACGATGTTTGGAAGCAACTCGACAGCAACTCGATTTATATAGCGAACAAACCTGCCAATATCCATTTTAAAGATGCATATACAGTTCATTTTCAAGGAGCAAAACATTTAAGCTTAACTGATTTACCACTTTTCTCTCCTATACTTGCAAATATGTTGCAAGGCGGAAAAGCGGACATTGATAAATATTACGCAATTGAAACTGAAAATGAACTCATTCTTAACTTTTTTGACTTTGAATTAAAAGGCATTGGCCACTTTACTCATGAAGACACTTATTAA
- a CDS encoding VOC family protein encodes MNIKGFGGIFWRTKDLEDIKQWYSKVLNVEMEGWNGAIITPQAGNETIFSFFTEDDRYFPLEQQVMLNFQVENLDDSIKHLEKLGVPFVKEKEVSEFGNFIWIEDPEGRRIELWEK; translated from the coding sequence ATGAATATAAAGGGCTTTGGAGGGATTTTTTGGAGAACTAAAGATTTAGAGGATATTAAACAATGGTACAGTAAAGTTCTAAATGTGGAAATGGAAGGTTGGAATGGTGCCATTATTACACCACAAGCAGGCAATGAAACGATTTTTTCCTTCTTTACCGAGGATGATCGTTATTTTCCATTAGAACAACAAGTGATGTTAAACTTCCAAGTTGAAAATTTAGATGACAGTATTAAACATCTAGAGAAATTGGGTGTTCCTTTTGTAAAGGAAAAAGAGGTTAGTGAATTTGGAAATTTCATTTGGATTGAAGATCCAGAGGGCAGACGAATTGAGCTATGGGAGAAGTAA
- a CDS encoding DUF6773 family protein — MAARQKKQVDERVKNLQNKIYKEVYVLIMIVCSISILIKFFKMGVSLDNVITEWLIIFISSVYYYVRTAYLGILTDEIEVHDSNSKVKLGTKNVLFGVAFGLVFAIILGLNSAFNYADSTQQAIEYFFVVFLVSLLIYVPFFAGFLGLSYMAAKKKSDQVVQKNLED; from the coding sequence ATGGCTGCAAGACAGAAGAAGCAAGTTGATGAACGTGTGAAAAATTTACAAAATAAAATATACAAAGAAGTTTATGTATTGATCATGATTGTATGTTCAATATCAATCTTAATTAAATTCTTTAAAATGGGTGTGTCCTTGGATAATGTAATAACAGAGTGGTTGATTATATTTATATCATCTGTCTATTATTATGTTAGAACGGCTTATCTTGGCATATTGACTGATGAAATAGAGGTTCACGATAGTAATAGCAAAGTCAAATTAGGAACAAAAAATGTACTTTTTGGTGTTGCATTTGGTTTAGTTTTTGCAATTATTTTAGGACTTAACAGTGCTTTCAATTATGCAGACAGCACACAACAAGCTATAGAATATTTCTTCGTTGTCTTTTTAGTATCTCTACTTATATATGTGCCATTTTTTGCAGGGTTTTTGGGATTATCGTATATGGCTGCTAAAAAGAAAAGTGATCAAGTCGTACAAAAAAATTTAGAAGATTAA
- a CDS encoding helix-turn-helix transcriptional regulator, protein MKNIRLKMARIEHDLSQEDLAQKVGVTRQTIGLIEVGKYNPTLNLCIAICKTLNKTLDELFWEE, encoded by the coding sequence ATGAAAAATATCCGTTTAAAAATGGCTCGAATAGAACATGATCTGTCACAAGAAGATTTAGCACAAAAAGTAGGGGTTACTCGACAAACTATCGGCTTAATTGAAGTAGGTAAATATAATCCGACATTAAACTTATGTATTGCAATCTGTAAAACGTTAAATAAAACGTTGGATGAATTGTTTTGGGAAGAGTAA
- a CDS encoding lipid II flippase Amj family protein, which yields MIALFILIIHSIETLAYAVRLSGARVRLLASALSLFNVMVMVSRLANMMQQPFTGSLVDTAPADNALAYVENQYRIIIGAASIGTLIGILLLPTFVAIFSRGIIHLAEERGSIPALLKKGFTLEYVRRGIKHIRKPSFSYLKGIGLRDIPVKLFVINIVITAIYTIGVLSALYAGLLVPELSNTAVMASGLINGMATILLIIFIDPKISILADDVINKRGSYLDLKRASVMMMTSRFLGTILAQVLFIPGAHYVAWFAKLIT from the coding sequence ATGATTGCTTTATTTATTCTCATCATTCATTCAATCGAAACCCTTGCGTATGCAGTCCGTTTATCAGGAGCACGTGTAAGGTTGCTAGCTTCAGCTTTATCGCTTTTTAATGTAATGGTAATGGTTTCGAGGCTAGCGAATATGATGCAACAACCATTTACAGGAAGTTTGGTGGATACAGCTCCTGCTGACAATGCGTTAGCCTATGTAGAAAACCAGTATCGCATTATTATTGGAGCGGCATCGATAGGAACTCTAATAGGGATATTATTACTGCCAACGTTCGTAGCCATCTTTTCGCGAGGGATAATCCATTTGGCTGAGGAAAGAGGTTCGATCCCAGCTTTATTGAAAAAAGGATTTACGCTTGAATATGTAAGACGTGGAATTAAACATATTCGTAAGCCAAGTTTTTCGTATTTAAAGGGAATTGGCTTACGAGATATTCCAGTAAAATTATTTGTCATTAACATTGTCATTACAGCGATTTATACGATTGGCGTTTTATCAGCTTTATATGCTGGGTTATTAGTACCCGAATTAAGTAACACTGCTGTCATGGCGTCTGGACTAATCAATGGGATGGCGACGATTTTGTTAATTATTTTTATTGATCCTAAAATTTCAATACTTGCTGATGATGTGATCAACAAGCGGGGTAGCTATTTAGATTTAAAAAGAGCGTCTGTTATGATGATGACATCCAGATTTTTAGGAACGATTTTGGCGCAAGTTTTATTTATACCTGGGGCACATTATGTTGCTTGGTTTGCGAAGCTTATTACTTAA